CGGCGCGGCCGTGCTCGCCGCCAACTACGTCGCCGCCCGTCTGCGCGAGCACTTCCCGGTGCTCTACGCGGGGGAGGACGGCCTGGTCGCGCACGAGTGCATCCTGGACGTGCGCCCGCTCACCGAGCGCACCGGCGTGACCGTCGACGATGTCGCGAAGCGGCTCATCGACTACGGCTTCCACGCGCCGACCATGTCGTTCCCGGTCGCCGGCACCCTCATGGTGGAGCCGACCGAGAGCGAGGACCTCGCGGAGCTCGACCGCTTTGTGGCCGCGATGATCGCGATCCGCGCGGAGGCCGACGCCGTCGCCGCGGGGGACTGGCCGACCGACGACAACCCGCTGCGCAACGCTCCACACACCGCGGAGTCGGCCGTCGCCTCGGACTGGACGCACCCCTACTCGCGAGAGCAGGCCGTGTACCCCGTCCCGGCCCTGGTGCGCACGAAGTACTGGCCGCCCGTCCGCCGCATCGACCAGGCCTACGGCGACCGCAACCTCTTCTGCGCCTGCCCCCCGCCCGAGGCCTTCGCCTAGCCCGTAGCCGCCGAGCACAGGAAAAACGCCGCCGATCCACGCGATTCGGCGGCGTTTTTCCTGTGCTCGGCGGCCTGGCAGCTCGACGGGAGGGCGGTCAGGCGAAGATGTGGGGCCACCATGCGACGGCCAGGGGGTAGCCGACGAAGGAGACGATGTCGATGATCGTGTGCGCGATCACGAGCGGCATCACACGGCCCCAGCGGGTGTAGCACCAGCCGAAGACGACGCCCATCACGGCGTTGCCGACGAACGGCCCGAAGCCCTGGTAGAGGTGGTAGCTGCCGCGCAGCACCGCCGCCGACAGGATGATCGTCCACTTCCCCAGAGGACCCTGTCCCCAACCGAGCTGGCGCAGGCGCGTGAACAGGTAGCCGACGACGATCACCTCCTCCTGCAGCGCCGCCCGCAGTGCCGCGAGGATAAGGACCGGCACCGTCCACCAGTGGGCGTTCAGAGTCGACGCCTCGACCGTGACGGTGATCCCGAGCAGTCGGGTGACCGCGTAGAAAAGGATGCCCGGCACGCCGATCACGAGG
This region of Leifsonia sp. fls2-241-R2A-40a genomic DNA includes:
- a CDS encoding type II CAAX endopeptidase family protein gives rise to the protein MTISPTWTAETPVQRTSRPRLWWEVAIVLGLSLGQSAVYSIVTIIDRSTQSTPLAQQKAEVNPAQSSREVFDFLYQVLGNLFPLFAVALVIYLLWQPQRSGFRRIGLDLTRPGRDLAGGGLLFLVIGVPGILFYAVTRLLGITVTVEASTLNAHWWTVPVLILAALRAALQEEVIVVGYLFTRLRQLGWGQGPLGKWTIILSAAVLRGSYHLYQGFGPFVGNAVMGVVFGWCYTRWGRVMPLVIAHTIIDIVSFVGYPLAVAWWPHIFA